GACACATCGCCCTTACACAACCATGAAGTTGTTTTAGAAGGGAAAAAACAGACCACTTTTGTTGATGATAACTTTAACACTAAACCCAATGGTCATGCAGCAATGATAGGAAATGACTGTACAAGGTCACCCGAGTCACCTAGAACAGCAATCAAGAAAGAGGCACGTTTTGAGCTCCGACCATTCCACGAAGAGAAGAAGCCATCAAAACTATTTGACACCCCAACTGAGAAAGAAGTTCGGCTGAAGAAAGTCAGACCCTCGGAGGAAATTGCAGAGCTAGAGAGGGAAAGGCTGGAACTCATCCGGGGACAGGCAgtcaagaaaaatcctggaattgCAGCAAAATGGTGGAACCCACCTCAGGAAAAGGCACTGGAAGAGGAGCTGGAGCCAGAGCAGCTGGAGTCTCTTCGAAGATATGAGGAGAGGAAGCAGAAGAGACCAGAAACCAGCCGTATGCCGCAAGCTGCTCCCAGACAGACAATCTCTTTTATCCAACCTGAAATGGGAAACAAGGAGGATGTCGTCATGGAAGAGATTGACTTTTCTGCAGCACGCAAGCAATTTCTGCAGATGGAACATAGCAAGCAGCCCACAGCCCCTAAGAGGAATGTGGCACCTCAGCTTTACTCTGCCAAACCTTTCTTCAGGACTCCAGATGTCACGCATGTAGAGAGACCATGCGGTTCTGTCACAGTTGCCAATCAAGAAGGGGTCACATTTTATGATGGAAGTGAAGTTACTACAGTCAAAGCTGAAAAGATTTACTGCTGCTCTGGAGAATCTGACATGCCACCCAAAGATGGTTTGGCTCAGAACGAGTTGAAAGATGATGATTTTACTTGTGCCCGGGCAGTGATGACCATTGTGAAGGATGAAGATTCTGATTTGTGTCAACGTTCTTTGAACAGCTCCTATCATATGGAAGAAATTGACTCCGGGTTAGATGACCTATCCCTACGGTCTCAGGACACCACTGTTCTTGAGACGCTCTCCAATGACTTCAGTATGGACAACATAAGTGACAGTGGTGCATCAAATGAGACCATGAGTGCCTATTTGGAAAACTCTCTTGGGGAGTACTCTTTTCCCTCAACTCCAATGGCCACTACACCAATCAATGGGAAACATGAAAGTGGTATCAAATCTCCAAGCGAACAGAGTGGGTCTTATCATGGAGAAGGCTTGACGGAAGAAGAGCTGGAATACCATGCTGGTATTCTTGTCCAAAATGCTATCCAGCAAGCCATTGCTCAGCAGAATGACAAATGGGAGCCTCTTCAGGCCACACAACATTCATCTCCTATCACCGAGAGATATGTGGAAAGTATTCAACCCCAACCCCTAGAGGAGATATCTACTGTCACACCACCTCCCAAAGTGCCATCCCCTCTGGAGGAGAGGAAAACAGTTGCTCCTCAAATAACTGTAGTACAAGCTGCCCCAGTTATCCCAGTGAACACTTACAAACCCCCCAGTCCCTCTCCACCACCAAGTGAGAAACCAGAATTCAGCTATTTCAGTAAGTACTCCGAGGCAGCAGAGCTCAGGAGCACAGCGGCTGTCACTCGTGCTCAGGAAACGGAAGTCACCTCAGGGCCATTCAAACTGCGCTCACGCAAGCAAAGAACCCTGTCCATGATCGAAGAGGAGATTCGGGCAGCCCAGGAGCGTGAGGAAGAGTTGAAGAGACAACGGCAAGCGCAAACATTGCACCCGCCCCGTACAAAAAACCTGAAGGCCAGCAACCAGCCAAACAAGCTGGTCCTTACTGGGAAGACAGCACCAGGTATGATTATATCCAGCCAATGTGTGCACTCATGACAGCAACAATTGAACACGTACTGTAGGACAATACTGTATGTGCGGAACGTTATTTGAAACTTCTTAAGATAACTTCTTAACTTATCCCACAATTAATAGCCCTTTAGAATAAGCCATACAAGATACAAATTAGTATTAATGATCATATTTGCATAGTTTTTCATAGATTGCACCAGaacataattaattaattattgtatCTCCCTCTGATTGTCTTTGTGTTTATGCCTGTTTCAAGAAAACTACTAATGCAAACTATCAGATAAAACTGAAGGTTCTGACATATCTGGCTCTGTAACTTGAGATTTGATGTTAATAACCTGGTGATTGTCAGTCATATAACTGGAATCCTAGAGGTTCTCTTCATAGAGCTACTTTAGTTTACATTCCTTGCACGCTGTGTCCCGCGGGTCTGCACCCTCTGTTCAGCCTGAGTCACTTTTGCAAGCTGTGCTTTTTGAAGAGGGCTTTAAGGATACTGCAGCACAGTGCCtgatttgtttattgtttttttttcagtttgatGACTGACTCTAAATAATTGACTAGATAATGCTATTTGGGTAACATAAATATATGTTAAAGCTTTCAGTTCTAACGACCACCAACAGTTTCAGATTGTGATTATTTGATGTTGAAAAATTATAGCAGAATAGTAGGATATACTTTTTGAAATGATCTGTTTACGTATGTTTGGTTTAGGTTTTTTAAGAAAAGTGTTTCAACTACATTGTCCCATTGGTGCTAGATGTAATAGTCATCAGCACAGTATTTAATGTCAGTTTGTGCTGTTCCTCTTGACAATTGTCCATGTCTCATTCATGCTGATGTCCTGCACTGGAGAAGTTTATGTCTGCCCTCTGGTGGTGTTATAGGGAATGTCTTTTCTTTTAGCTTGCTTTTAGCTATAATGCTAAATCCCATTGTATTTGAAGTCATCTTGTGCAATCAGTCTCAGTGATTGACTTCTCATTTAAGACAGTGGTTCTGTAGAGGACAAATATAGACCTAGCCATAGATTCCTGTAAAAAGGTACAGATTTTCATCTAAAGCTTTGCAAAAAGACTCGAGTTGCCAATGTCAGCAGAAGAAAATAAGAGCACTTTCAGTTTCTGAGAATATCAGAAATATACGTTTCAAATATGTGACAAACTGCAGAGTAAATACATATCATAATATATTCTCCATTCTGCCTTAATTTTATATAGATCATTAATTAATACATGGTTTTCTTTCAGGAACTGCATTGTGGGTTTTTACACTGAGATCTCTGTGCCTCTAGTATCCATACTTGATTCATAATCAAGAATGTGTCTGAGACTCTGGACCCTTTCATGTCCTCTAAACTGATGAGTGATGAAAAAAGTATCTCACTGAAACATACTAAAATTCCAAATTAATGCAAACTACTCCAGAGCTATTTTATcctttttttctaaaatatttgtCATTAGTTCTTTTGACTTTTGCAGTCTGTGCACATAGGCCAGAAaaagttcattttcacattagCTTCAAGTCAAGTGACCTTTATTTCTGtggcgctttatacaatacagattgtttcaaagcagctttacagtgataaacaggaaaGTAATGATCAAGGATGTAAACAGAGTTCAATTCAGCTGTAAAGTAGttctaaaaagacaatagtgtcattgttcagctgatgtcagttcagtgttgattcagttctgttCAATAACTGTGCAGTTCATCAATTATGGAAAAGGTTCAAATaatctataaagcagctctgtaGACAACAGTTACGTCACTGTCCAGTCCGGTTCAGTTCTCATCCAGTAGTGTTaatgcagtcaaatcaatattATTGCTGAATATTAAGTGCTTGGAATGTAATTTTACTACCAAGAAAAAAGAGAGTTTAAATTGAATcacatgaaatatatatatatatatatatatatataaatataaatataaatataaatataaatatatatatatataaatatatctatcTGCAGGTAAAATTGAGAAGGTTCGTCAAGTTCCTCCAGCATCACCGTGCTCTTCAGATGGAGCTCTGCCCTCGCCACTGTCTGATCTGGGCAGTGATGACTCTGGCGGAGGACAGCGACCCAAGAACTTTATGCAGACTTTGATGGAGGACTACGAGACACACAAAGTCAAGCGCAGAGAGAAAGCTGAGGACAGCAGTGTAAGTCTCTTATGGTCAGCTTCAAATGTGTGTAGTGATAGATTGATATTTTATGGTATAATGAATTGTCTGTGGATTCTTCTTGTCTACACTTGCACAACATCACTTTCAGACATACATCTGCATACCATTTACAATCAAAACGTTAAATTTCACTTTATTTGAATTAGTGATTCCTACTGCTAAAATACCATTGCCATGACTTGCATCAGAAACATAGTTCTTTTTCATCTCATGCTAAGATAGTAAGAAAAGGGACTTTCCAGCTCATTTAGAAACTGAAATTCTATTTGTGCCACTTGACAAACCACCATCAAATGCCTATTAAGGACTCACTGTTTCATATCAACCACAGTCTTTCCCCTTTTGCTTTCTCAGATATCAGCAACACATTTCTTCTAAAAGCTATTATTTGGAGAACAAACAACTAAGTGCCGGTCTTTTGCAACTTCACTGCACTGGCAGTATCACATTCCATTATAATAATGCAGACAAATTAAAAGCAATGGCTTTGGAACCACAGTAGTGGTAACAATATGGTTCGCTGATGATTAAATGCACTTTTCAGTGCTGATTGTGAAATAAATCCATGACAATAATTGCAGTTTTATGTTGCACTTGTAAGTTTGCCAAGTAAAATAGCCAAATATTCATAAATTGGATATTTCACCATGACCTTGCAAATTACATTTGGCATCACATTTAAACACAATATAAATTCATGCATATTTTAGTTCAGGGAAGTGTACAACCAAATATTTGAGGTTGGGGAGGACCAAATATAAAACGTTTCACAATGAAccattgaaaaaaaattataataaattggtTAACCACAAATTTAAATATAGCAAGACATAATGTCTATTGTGGTGACTGCACTGAATTCAGGAAACAAACACCTGCAATGgtcaataaatttaaataaatatagtcCATGCTCCATACAATTGCCACATAGCACACAGTATTGAGCCAATTTAATCTGTATATAGTATACAAAAAGTAAAGTATACATGAAAATAACAAACCAGTATTCATATGGAAGTTGATCTACTTTCACAAGCTGTTCTCTACACAATAGCAAGTGTTTGCACATTGACTAATTCTTCCTCTTTCCCTCTTGTCAGTATGTCCGCTCAGTTACAACTGAGGTACTTGTACAATGCTTGCTTCATTGTGCCTTCATTTGTGttattgcatgtttttaatgggGGGAAGCTGTAGCAGTGCCAAATACTTTGACATATATAGTGTCTTTCCAAGAAATCACTGTATGTTGTGTTATCATTGTGTCATTCATTACATATGTATCCACATTTTGAACAAGTCAAAGTATTTGCACCTACATGATCAGTATCCAAAGTGCAGTGCCACTATCCTTTCACATGAAACTTgtgtcagtgaactatgaacTTACAATGTCCAGTCTTCATTTGAGCATTTTACCACCTCCATTCAGAGTCCTAATGTTTCAACTcaatattttacataatattcAAGTTATTTGAGGACTTCGGATTGGGCATTTAGGTTCGTTGGAATAAGACACAACGAGTGTAACACTTGGCACCagtttttaaaacaatatttctTTTGAAACAGCATGACTGTTCTCTTTTCTGCTTTATTATTTCTGCTTTCATGATGTGTTTGCACTTAAGCCTGTATTGTGTGATGTGGAATTTATATTTAAAGCTATTTTGGACAGTCAGACCCAAACCCAGCATGAGACTCTTTGGAACAGGTGGGGTCTAAAATGGACCATTTGCTATATGTTTGCACATTTgtgatttatattttttgttaaagcTCTTAACTAAATgtctttaaagaaaataattgaTATTGACATTACTTCTTTTTTTGTGCTCAGTGAAAATAATGTAGCCTGCATATCTAACACAGTATGGTATATCAAAATCTCATATCTCCCAGCCCTTCTAAAACAAACTTTAAATTTTCATGATTCAAGTTATAATATAAAGATAAAACTGTAACATTTTATATTGGGTGTCTACTATGTAACTACTATGTTCTTACATCGAAAAATAAGTACTTGTTGCATTgatgttgtattgcaaaacacttgtattgctgctgttgaggtgggatacgggtaaggttagggcaggtttggtggtatgggtaggtttaagggtgggttaagttGTATGGaaagggtcaacagtgtaattatagatgtaattacatgcagggacaatgttaaatcatgtatgtacacaagtgcattgtatcaaatgattaatttaattgttattaCATAGTAGTTACTATGTAAGTAGTGAGACACTCaatataaagagagagagagactgataaAACAACATTATAAGTCAACATCAGTTTATGGTTGCAAGGGAAAtgggtaattttatttcagttgttcACTTTAGAAATTCtactaactttgcaactacatgtgaACTAACTCTccttagagtattagtagactgttatgTTATGGTTCGGTTTAGGGCTAGAGTTGGCATGTATTTGTATAGTTAGTAATTTGGTGTTTGCAAACAGCGATGATGTTTTTTGTGGGCGGAGCCTACCTGGTTGCAGAATATGACAGTTGAGCAGTAGCAGTCTATGGAAGCcacaaaataaaagaataagttaatttcgagtttatatctcacaattctgacttttatttctcgcaaatctgagtttatatctcacatttcttacaaggaaaaacagaattgtgagatatcgttattctgtcttttctgaattgcaagtttatcccgcaattctgacttttttcccctcagaattgtgaaataaacacacaattgcgagttataaagtccgaactcGGAGTAATAAACATGCAAATGCAAGAAAtttttattgtgaaataaaaattgtataggctaTGTTTCAAAGTTATCTATGTAAAATGTAataggtttaaatattattccatgctgtaactgctatgtatgtatgtcCTCTGAACTGCATATTtgaatattatgtagacttactgtttacatcaaattcctgttttaatagtagactaatccttgcaggtcatcagtccagtctgtgaAATGTCTCCGTTTAGCTTCAAAGGACGTTTTAACgatggttttctttaaaaaaaaatttttttgcatTCCGATTTCAACATCCAGaagcacaacaaaacatttttctcttattctgtgtattttgcacattttcctcCAATTGTTACCGCTATTTTTCTGCAACCACTATGCGCGCGCAGCTGCAAGTGATGTAACTGTGACGTCTGCTCCAAAGGGGTCTATAGTCAGTCTGTTGAGGAGCATcacaataaagtgttagcagatatttagcagacagtctactaatactctaatgagagttagctgacatgtagtggcaaagttacttatagttagtagaaggTCTAAAgaggaccatcaaaataaagtgttactgggAAATGTGCTTCAAACTTCTTCTTAACATGTTTTCTATAAATAGCTAAATCACTGTGGTGAGTTTTATAACATTTGAAACAACTTTGAATAACAGCCatttttgtttatcttcagGTTCTGGAGGCAACGCGTGTCACTCGCAGAAAAAGTAACATGGCCCTCCGGTGGGAAGCAGGAATCTACGCCAACCAGGAAGAGGCtgaggaagaagaggaggaggaggaagaggaggaggaagaggaggaagagtaaACTAAACTTTCGTTCTATAAAGAAAAGAACGAGGAAGAGAGAAAACCAGAGGGAAAATGTGCAACGGGACAAACACAAGTATTTATTGGGAATCCAAACCTCTCGGAAGATTTGTTCTGTCCATTTCTGAAGAACATACGGGACATAACTTCTCTCGACATTGAAGACCAGAGATACTACAACACTTTACATTTACACTACCAAgatattgatttttcttttgtgCTGATATGTTTTAAGAAAGTGGAATGTGCAAAGACAAGtatcacttttcttttttttgagacTTTGGGATTTTTGGCATTAATGTTGCAACTTAGCAAATAAGATTAGTGTGAAGACCACATTGCATTTATACTTCACAAACATAAAGATGTTACCGTGCAGCTGAGGACAtggaaaaagaatgaaaaaaagagagataatatttcatttttagctGAAGGAGATTGAATAAATCAGATTTCATGCTAGATTATTGACATTTCGACTTTACACAATGTGTCTTGCAGTGTCCGAAAGGGCAAATGACTGCAATTTGGTTTCCTGTTAATTACATTTTCACATGATCTCAGCTGCAGCCTATAGAGATAGGAAGACTCAAATCATTCTCCTAATTTTGCCATTGCATGTTCAGAGAGAAACTTTAATGAGGAGGACAAATGAAAGTAGGGCACAAATATATAACCTTGAAAGACTGTGTGAGGCTACAACAATAAATCATAGCAGAAGAGGAAGAAGCAGTAATAACTTGCAGAGGTGGTCATGGCTTTTTATAGGCAGCAGGTGCATTCTCTATTAACAAAAGACAGGAAATGCGTGTGAAATTGTAGGAAGTTATTGCTGTTTTACAGTTGAAGGCACTTGTATTTACCTTAAAATTATATCATCAGATGTAGTGTGCAGAAAATTCAATGGCGGCTAGTTTTTTGGGGAATGTTTATGTTGTGTTATGTGTAGGGCAGAACAGCAAAAGCAGTgactttaaagtgcccctattgtGCTATTTTAAAgattcctaattttgttttgttcaggTCTCCTATAATaagtttacatgcatccaaaaACTAAATTTTCTCATAATCTTTTTTCTCTCAATGTCTGAAAAGGATTCGGTCTCTCTTAACCCCTCATTTCTGAGAGCT
The nucleotide sequence above comes from Chanodichthys erythropterus isolate Z2021 chromosome 10, ASM2448905v1, whole genome shotgun sequence. Encoded proteins:
- the LOC137028929 gene encoding A-kinase anchor protein 2 isoform X2, which encodes MAEAELHKERLQALAEKRKRQAEIEDKRRQLDELVLQLQHFKSKAMRERWLLQGTPAVPQEEDEGRRKQVEQDELHVKTLEDAIHRLESEICLLENEELQISAKEQVLRERLRETERSIEDLQKSLQNQDGDAVNYNSQIPDLPELNSQTLVSASADQQLPRKSALYAMEINVEKDRKTGATKILSASAVSPQEAHQRGVKVYDDGRKVIYEVHSGGSTTLENGTHPWSPGQVDELMQQVGQTQQRGDRGRVTVTPAEPQPMGGQLNTKEAKQDKKQTPSKGYEGEVTETPKASADKPVTMIFMGYHSIEDEDESKKLLGFDGTIKAEIVLIDEDDEKSLREKTVTDISTIDGNAADLVSGRPLSDTTELSSEGKDESSTKELPTTGSEKARSVLLTAENGLYPAATARTSDPLSPVLSEDDSELKRERSLKTVSFFDSVSVISAGESSMDEVQTETQQSYVSSGQNRVRHGGEGLDSEVAKEILYLDQVLEDNCCDPRAEMTSNGTSSPEMNSISVHGTEPSVHICDTSPLHNHEVVLEGKKQTTFVDDNFNTKPNGHAAMIGNDCTRSPESPRTAIKKEARFELRPFHEEKKPSKLFDTPTEKEVRLKKVRPSEEIAELERERLELIRGQAVKKNPGIAAKWWNPPQEKALEEELEPEQLESLRRYEERKQKRPETSRMPQAAPRQTISFIQPEMGNKEDVVMEEIDFSAARKQFLQMEHSKQPTAPKRNVAPQLYSAKPFFRTPDVTHVERPCGSVTVANQEGVTFYDGSEVTTVKAEKIYCCSGESDMPPKDGLAQNELKDDDFTCARAVMTIVKDEDSDLCQRSLNSSYHMEEIDSGLDDLSLRSQDTTVLETLSNDFSMDNISDSGASNETMSAYLENSLGEYSFPSTPMATTPINGKHESGIKSPSEQSGSYHGEGLTEEELEYHAGILVQNAIQQAIAQQNDKWEPLQATQHSSPITERYVESIQPQPLEEISTVTPPPKVPSPLEERKTVAPQITVVQAAPVIPVNTYKPPSPSPPPSEKPEFSYFSKYSEAAELRSTAAVTRAQETEVTSGPFKLRSRKQRTLSMIEEEIRAAQEREEELKRQRQAQTLHPPRTKNLKASNQPNKLVLTGKTAPGKIEKVRQVPPASPCSSDGALPSPLSDLGSDDSGGGQRPKNFMQTLMEDYETHKVKRREKAEDSSVSLLCMSAQLQLRFWRQRVSLAEKVTWPSGGKQESTPTRKRLRKKRRRRKRRRKRRKSKLNFRSIKKRTRKRENQRENVQRDKHKYLLGIQTSRKICSVHF
- the LOC137028929 gene encoding PALM2-AKAP2 fusion protein isoform X8; the protein is MAEAELHKERLQALAEKRKRQAEIEDKRRQLDELVLQLQHFKSKAMRERWLLQGTPAVPQEEDEGRRKQVEQDELHVKTLEDAIHRLESEICLLENEELQISAKEQVLRERLRETERSIEDLQKSLQNQDGDAVNYNSQIPDLPELNSQTLVSASADQQLPRKSALYAMEINVEKDRKTGATKILSASAVSPQEAHQRGVKVYDDGRKVIYEVHSGGSTTLENGTHPWSPGQVDELMQQVGQTQQRGDRGRVTVTPAEPQPMGGQLNTKEAKQDKKQTPSKGYEGEVTETPKASADKPVTMIFMGYHSIEDEDESKKLLGFDGTIKAEIVLIDEDDEKSLREKTVTDISTIDGNAADLVSGRPLSDTTELSSEGKDESSTKELPTTGSEKARSVLLTAENGLYPAATARTSDPLKSPVLSEDDSELKRERSLKTVSFFDSVSVISAGESSMDEVQTETQQSYVSSGQNRVRHGGEGLDSEVAKEILYLDQVLEDNCCDPRAEMTSNGTSSPEMNSISVHGTEPSVHICDTSPLHNHEVVLEGKKQTTFVDDNFNTKPNGHAAMIGNDCTRSPESPRTAIKKEARFELRPFHEEKKPSKLFDTPTEKEVRLKKVRPSEEIAELERERLELIRGQAVKKNPGIAAKWWNPPQEKALEEELEPEQLESLRRYEERKQKRPETSRMPQAAPRQTISFIQPEMGNKEDVVMEEIDFSAARKQFLQMEHSKQPTAPKRNVAPQLYSAKPFFRTPDVTHVERPCGSVTVANQEGVTFYDGSEVTTVKAEKIYCCSGESDMPPKDGLAQNELKDDDFTCARAVMTIVKDEDSDLCQRSLNSSYHMEEIDSGLDDLSLRSQDTTVLETLSNDFSMDNISDSGASNETMSAYLENSLGEYSFPSTPMATTPINGKHESGIKSPSEQSGSYHGEGLTEEELEYHAGILVQNAIQQAIAQQNDKWEPLQATQHSSPITERYVESIQPQPLEEISTVTPPPKVPSPLEERKTVAPQITVVQAAPVIPVNTYKPPSPSPPPSEKPEFSYFSKYSEAAELRSTAAVTRAQETEVTSGPFKLRSRKQRTLSMIEEEIRAAQEREEELKRQRQAQTLHPPRTKNLKASNQPNKLVLTGKTAPGSGGNACHSQKK
- the LOC137028929 gene encoding A-kinase anchor protein 2 isoform X5, with the protein product MAEAELHKERLQALAEKRKRQAEIEDKRRQLDELVLQLQHFKSKAMRERWLLQGTPAVPQEEDEGRRKQVEQDELHVKTLEDAIHRLESEICLLENEELQISAKEQVLRERLRETERSIEDLQKSLQNQDGDAVNYNSQIPDLPELNSQTLVSASADQQLPRKSALYAMEINVEKDRKTGATKILSASAVSPQEAHQRGVKVYDDGRKVIYEVHSGGSTTLENGTHPWSPGQVDELMQQVGQTQQRGDRGRVTVTPAEPQPMGGQLNTKEAKQDKKQTPSKGYEGEVTETPKASADKPVTMIFMGYHSIEDEDESKKLLGFDGTIKAEIVLIDEDDEKSLREKTVTDISTIDGNAADLVSGRPLSDTTELSSEGKDESSTKELPTTGSEKARSVLLTAENGLYPAATARTSDPLKSPVLSEDDSELKRERSLKTVSFFDSVSVISAGESSMDEVQTETQQSYVSSGQNRVRHGGEGLDSEVAKEILYLDQVLEDNCCDPRAEMTSNGTSSPEMNSISVHGTEPSVHICDTSPLHNHEVVLEGKKQTTFVDDNFNTKPNGHAAMIGNDCTRSPESPRTAIKKEARFELRPFHEEKKPSKLFDTPTEKEVRLKKVRPSEEIAELERERLELIRGQAVKKNPGIAAKWWNPPQEKALEEELEPEQLESLRRYEERKQKRPETSRMPQAAPRQTISFIQPEMGNKEDVVMEEIDFSAARKQFLQMEHSKQPTAPKRNVAPQLYSAKPFFRTPDVTHVERPCGSVTVANQEGVTFYDGSEVTTVKAEKIYCCSGESDMPPKDGLAQNELKDDDFTCARAVMTIVKDEDSDLCQRSLNSSYHMEEIDSGLDDLSLRSQDTTVLETLSNDFSMDNISDSGASNETMSAYLENSLGEYSFPSTPMATTPINGKHESGIKSPSEQSGSYHGEGLTEEELEYHAGILVQNAIQQAIAQQNDKWEPLQATQHSSPITERYVESIQPQPLEEISTVTPPPKVPSPLEERKTVAPQITVVQAAPVIPVNTYKPPSPSPPPSEKPEFSYFSKYSEAAELRSTAAVTRAQETEVTSGPFKLRSRKQRTLSMIEEEIRAAQEREEELKRQRQAQTLHPPRTKNLKASNQPNKLVLTGKTAPGKIEKVRQVPPASPCSSDGALPSPLSDLGSDDSGGGQRPKNFMQTLMEDYETHKVKRREKAEDSSVLEATRVTRRKSNMALRWEAGIYANQEEAEEEEEEEEEEEEEEEE
- the LOC137028929 gene encoding A-kinase anchor protein 2 isoform X1, whose amino-acid sequence is MAEAELHKERLQALAEKRKRQAEIEDKRRQLDELVLQLQHFKSKAMRERWLLQGTPAVPQEEDEGRRKQVEQDELHVKTLEDAIHRLESEICLLENEELQISAKEQVLRERLRETERSIEDLQKSLQNQDGDAVNYNSQIPDLPELNSQTLVSASADQQLPRKSALYAMEINVEKDRKTGATKILSASAVSPQEAHQRGVKVYDDGRKVIYEVHSGGSTTLENGTHPWSPGQVDELMQQVGQTQQRGDRGRVTVTPAEPQPMGGQLNTKEAKQDKKQTPSKGYEGEVTETPKASADKPVTMIFMGYHSIEDEDESKKLLGFDGTIKAEIVLIDEDDEKSLREKTVTDISTIDGNAADLVSGRPLSDTTELSSEGKDESSTKELPTTGSEKARSVLLTAENGLYPAATARTSDPLKSPVLSEDDSELKRERSLKTVSFFDSVSVISAGESSMDEVQTETQQSYVSSGQNRVRHGGEGLDSEVAKEILYLDQVLEDNCCDPRAEMTSNGTSSPEMNSISVHGTEPSVHICDTSPLHNHEVVLEGKKQTTFVDDNFNTKPNGHAAMIGNDCTRSPESPRTAIKKEARFELRPFHEEKKPSKLFDTPTEKEVRLKKVRPSEEIAELERERLELIRGQAVKKNPGIAAKWWNPPQEKALEEELEPEQLESLRRYEERKQKRPETSRMPQAAPRQTISFIQPEMGNKEDVVMEEIDFSAARKQFLQMEHSKQPTAPKRNVAPQLYSAKPFFRTPDVTHVERPCGSVTVANQEGVTFYDGSEVTTVKAEKIYCCSGESDMPPKDGLAQNELKDDDFTCARAVMTIVKDEDSDLCQRSLNSSYHMEEIDSGLDDLSLRSQDTTVLETLSNDFSMDNISDSGASNETMSAYLENSLGEYSFPSTPMATTPINGKHESGIKSPSEQSGSYHGEGLTEEELEYHAGILVQNAIQQAIAQQNDKWEPLQATQHSSPITERYVESIQPQPLEEISTVTPPPKVPSPLEERKTVAPQITVVQAAPVIPVNTYKPPSPSPPPSEKPEFSYFSKYSEAAELRSTAAVTRAQETEVTSGPFKLRSRKQRTLSMIEEEIRAAQEREEELKRQRQAQTLHPPRTKNLKASNQPNKLVLTGKTAPGKIEKVRQVPPASPCSSDGALPSPLSDLGSDDSGGGQRPKNFMQTLMEDYETHKVKRREKAEDSSVSLLCMSAQLQLRFWRQRVSLAEKVTWPSGGKQESTPTRKRLRKKRRRRKRRRKRRKSKLNFRSIKKRTRKRENQRENVQRDKHKYLLGIQTSRKICSVHF
- the LOC137028929 gene encoding PALM2-AKAP2 fusion protein isoform X10; translation: MKKKSPVLSEDDSELKRERSLKTVSFFDSVSVISAGESSMDEVQTETQQSYVSSGQNRVRHGGEGLDSEVAKEILYLDQVLEDNCCDPRAEMTSNGTSSPEMNSISVHGTEPSVHICDTSPLHNHEVVLEGKKQTTFVDDNFNTKPNGHAAMIGNDCTRSPESPRTAIKKEARFELRPFHEEKKPSKLFDTPTEKEVRLKKVRPSEEIAELERERLELIRGQAVKKNPGIAAKWWNPPQEKALEEELEPEQLESLRRYEERKQKRPETSRMPQAAPRQTISFIQPEMGNKEDVVMEEIDFSAARKQFLQMEHSKQPTAPKRNVAPQLYSAKPFFRTPDVTHVERPCGSVTVANQEGVTFYDGSEVTTVKAEKIYCCSGESDMPPKDGLAQNELKDDDFTCARAVMTIVKDEDSDLCQRSLNSSYHMEEIDSGLDDLSLRSQDTTVLETLSNDFSMDNISDSGASNETMSAYLENSLGEYSFPSTPMATTPINGKHESGIKSPSEQSGSYHGEGLTEEELEYHAGILVQNAIQQAIAQQNDKWEPLQATQHSSPITERYVESIQPQPLEEISTVTPPPKVPSPLEERKTVAPQITVVQAAPVIPVNTYKPPSPSPPPSEKPEFSYFSKYSEAAELRSTAAVTRAQETEVTSGPFKLRSRKQRTLSMIEEEIRAAQEREEELKRQRQAQTLHPPRTKNLKASNQPNKLVLTGKTAPGKIEKVRQVPPASPCSSDGALPSPLSDLGSDDSGGGQRPKNFMQTLMEDYETHKVKRREKAEDSSYVRSVTTEVLEATRVTRRKSNMALRWEAGIYANQEEAEEEEEEEEEEEEEEEE